AGGAGCCAACAGATGACTTGGGGTTAGGGCTTTCCTCCGCTCTGCAGGGAATGGCCCCGCAAGGAGTAGGTAACCCCATTCTCAGACAAGTTGGTGTAATCATTCCACATCAAGGAGGGTGGAAGATAGACCCGTTGAGCTGCATCACTATGGTTATTAAAATTACCAAAAGAGAAGGGATGGGTATTGCCAAACTGGCTGAACAACAACACCATTTCATTGTTGATGTAATGAAACatggtctctctctttctctctgtctctctctttctctctgtctctgtctccctctctctctgtctccctctccctctctatcTCCTCTATCTGTGTTTCCTTTAAGCAGCAAAAGAACAGTATCAGAATATCAGCTGTTACACGACAAAGGCAAGTCTTTGCAAGATATGCGCAGACTAAACTTCCTGCAGAATTTGATAGACGGGTTGAACACGGCGGAGCACCGAGCCATGTCCCAGGTCTCGCCGAACCCCAAGCCTTCCACCGTGGCGAAGAACTGCGCCGTCCGGTTTGGCAGCGACGACGAAGGCAAAAACCTGACTCAAGAGACCAACAAAGCTCAGACGTACAAAGAGCCGCCCCAGAAGACcccggggaagaagaagaaagggaaggccggGAAACGCAaggagcaggagaagaagaaaaggagggtcCGGTCGGCCTGGCCCAGCTCGAGGGGGTCTGGCAGTGGAATGGCACGGAGCCCTCTCTTGGACATCTTTGGTACTGCACACGTCCATGCAAGGTAATTTCATTAATCTTCACCCTTAATGACTAAGGGTGTTTCCAGGGCCAAATCGCTATGGGCCCTACAGAGGACCAGTGAACATGGAGCAAAGTCTATTTGGAGAGTTGTTTGGGACATAAGACCCACTGACTAAAGCAAGAGTTATCAACAGCATTCTAGCTCTTGAGTAGACCAGGCCTGGCTAAGAGCAGTGTCCTGATTAACCGTGTCTGTTGATAAGCGCC
This region of Paroedura picta isolate Pp20150507F chromosome 14, Ppicta_v3.0, whole genome shotgun sequence genomic DNA includes:
- the PTHLH gene encoding parathyroid hormone-related protein; its protein translation is MFPKLFSQWSFLVFILSYGAPSSGRSLEGNLRRIKRTVSEYQLLHDKGKSLQDMRRLNFLQNLIDGLNTAEHRAMSQVSPNPKPSTVAKNCAVRFGSDDEGKNLTQETNKAQTYKEPPQKTPGKKKKGKAGKRKEQEKKKRRVRSAWPSSRGSGSGMARSPLLDIFGTAHVHARRR